The following is a genomic window from Pseudoalteromonas arctica A 37-1-2.
TGGGCGCCTAATGCGGCAAGTGTCTCTATTATTGGTGAGTTTAATTTTTGGCAAGCTAATCGCCACTTTATGCGTTTTCATCCTGCAAGTGGTGTATGGGAGTTATTCGTACCAGGCCTTAAAGCCGACATGTGCTACAAATTTGCAATTACCGCCCAAAGTGGAGAAGTACTCGAAAAAGCCGACCCCTATGCATTTAAAATGCAACAAGCACCGGGTACTGCAAGTGTACTGCAGTATAAACCAGAACCTATAACGCTCGGCGCTCAGGCACTTCAAAACAGACAAAAGCGTAATCATATTGATGCGCCAATTAGTATTTATGAAGTGCATTTAGGCTCATGGCAACGCGCTGAAAACAACCGCTATTTAAGTTACACAGAGCTTGCTGACAAACTCGTTAGCTACGCCCTTGAAATGAATTTTACCCATCTGCAACTTATGCCAATAAGTGAATACCCGTTTGATGGTTCGTGGGGGTATCAGCCTGTTGGTTTATTTGCACCTACCAGCCGTTTTGGCGATTACAACAGCTTTAAATACTTTGTAGAGCAATGTCACAAAGCTAATTTAGGTATTTTACTTGATTGGGTGCCTGGGCATTTTCCAAGCGATCCGCATGGTTTACATCGATTCGATGGCACCCATTTATATGAGCATGCCGATAAGCGTCAAGGCTTTCACCCTGATTGGAATACCTACATTTATAACTACGACCGTCCTGAAGTTAAAAGCTTTTTGATTTCAAATGCTATGTATTGGTTACATCAATTTGGTTTAGATGGTCTGCGTGTAGATGCCGTAGCCTCTATGTTGTATTTAGATTACAGCCGAAAAGAAGGCGAGTGGATTGCTAATTGTTATGGCGGGCGCGAAAACTTAGGTGCAATTGAGTGCCTAAAGCAAGTCAATATGCGCAGCTATAAAAACAACCCAGGCATTATGATGGTGGCTGAGGAGTCAACAGCGTGGCCGGGTGTCACCCAAAGTGTTGAGCACAACGGCTTAGGCTTTGGCTATAAGTGGAATATGGGTTGGATGAACGATAGTTTGCATTACATGCAGCACGACCCTTTATACCGTCAGCATCATCATCACGAAATGACTTTTTCGATGGTATACGCTTTTAGTGAAAACTATATATTGCCATTAAGCCACGATGAAGTAGTACACGGTAAAGGATCGTTAATTGAAAAAATGCCAGGCGATGATTGGCAGAAATTTGCAAATTTACGCGCTTACTACGCATTTATGTGGGCACACCCGGGTAAAAAACTCTTGTTTATGGGCGGTGAAATTGCACAGCGAAAAGAGTGGGGACACGATCATTCTATCGATTGGCATTTACTTGAGCACCAAAGCCACAGCGGTATAAAGCACACCGTAAAAGCGCTCAATACCGTTTATAAAAACCAACCCGCGTTGTATGAGCTAGATTCGAGCGCGGCTGGTTTTACCTGGATAGATAACAATAATAATCAGCAGAGCATTTTAAGCTTTGTTCGCTATGCTAAAAACGCAAAAGACTTTGTGGTTGTTATTGCTAATTTTACCCCCGCGTCCTATGAAAACTACGTTATTGGTGTACCGAGTAAAGGGCGTTATAAAGTTGTTTTAAATACAGACGATACTCAGTTTTTTGGCTCTGGCGTTGAAGTAACTAAAGATTCATCGCAGATAGTTCAGGCAATAAATGAATCAAATCATGGCTTTAAACACAGTATTTCAATTGCCATTGGTGGCTTAACAACTATTTACTTACAAAAGGTTGATGATGAGTAACCAATTTGATGTAGCCCCCGGTAATGTAGAACCGCTAGGTTCTAGTGTTATTAATAATGGGGTTAACTTCGCGCTTTATGCGCCAGGTGCAAGCCAAGCCTATGTGTGTTTGTTTGATAAAAGTGGCCATTCAGAAATCCTAAAAATGGCGATGAATATTAACGAAGGGGGTATTTGGAGTATTCATATTTCGCCATTAAGCGCCGGCGCACTTTATGGCTTTAGAGTTGAGGGTGAATATAACCCTAAAAATGGTCAACTATTTAACGAAAATAAACTACTGATAGACCCATACGCAAAAGACTTATTTGGTGAGTTTACATGGAGCGAACGCCATTATGGGCAAATGCCAATTGGCACTAAAAGCACCGTAAATAATGCCATTGATATACCTAAATCAAAAGTAGCTGCTCCTACGTTGTACGCGCATAAAAAGCCAAACCACCGTTGGTCAAACACGGTTATTTACGAGTGCCATGTGAAAGGTACAACGTGTCGTCATCCTAAAATACCTAAATCTCTACAAGGAAAGTTTTTAGGGTTAAGTCACCCAAGCTTTATTGAGCACTTACAAAGCTTTGGCGTTACAGCAGTTGAGCTTTTACCTGTTCATTCTTTTATTAGTGAGCAATTTTTAACAGGAAAAGGGCTGCAAAACTACTGGGGTTATAACACGCTTAACTTTTTTACCCCCCATAAAGACTATTTGGTAAACGACGATATAAACGAGTTTAAGCAAATGGTGCGCGAGCTTCATGCTGCAGACATAGAAGTTATTTTAGATGTTGTTTATAACCATACCGCAGAGGCGGGGGCCGATGGCCCAATATTATCGCTAAGAGGCTTTGATAACTTAGCGTATTACCGCACAGTAGGGGGTCAGCCTAATGTATATATAAACGATACCGGCTGTGGGAATACCATAAATATTGATCATCCTAAAACACTGCAACTTGTACTTGATAGCCTTCGTTATTGGGTTGAGGTAATGGGTGTTGATGGCTTTAGGTTTGATTTAGCGACCATTTTAGGACGCTCAAAAGCAGGCTTTAGCTCTGCACATACTTTTTTACAAACAGTAGCCCAAGACCCTGTGCTTAATAAGGTTAAGCTAATAAGTGAGCCTTGGGATATAGGTCCTGGTGGCTATCAGCTTGGGGCATTTCCGCCTCCATGGCGAGAATGGAACGATCAATACCGCGATGTAATTAGACGTTTTTGGCAAAGTGAAACGGGCATTATTGCAAGCGTTGCAAAACGTTTGCATGGATCGTTTGATATTTTTGAGCATAGCCAACGTGGACCACTTAATAGCATTAACTTTATAACGAGTCATGATGGTTTCACGCTTGCCGATTTAGTGAGTTATGAAGAAAAACATAACGAAGCTAATGGTGAGCAAAACAGAGATGGGCACAGTGCAAATCACTCGTTCAACTGTGGAGTAGAAGGCTTTACCAGTGACTCAAAAATAAATGCACTGCGTTTGCAACAACAAAAGAACTTTTTACTTACTTTAATACTCTCAAAAGGTGTACCCATGATTGCCGCTGGCAGCGAAATGGCGCACTCTCAAGGGGGGAATAACAATGCTTATTGCCAAAATAATCGCACTAGCTGGCTTGCCTGGAAAGATTCTCAACTTAATCATTCGCTAACACGATTTATTGATGATGCTTTAAAAATTAGACGCGCGCACAGTGCGTTCAAACACAGTGTATTTTTAGATGATATAGACGAGCGTTTTACCGTTAAGTGGTTTACTGAACAAGGTGAAACCATGACCGATGCTCATTGGCATGAAGATACCAGACAGTTTTTAATGTATAGCTTACTTGATAAGCAAAACAATCATGCATTATTGATGGTATTTAATGCCAGTAAAAAAACAGTTTTTTGCCAAATGCCGCCTTCGCCTATTAATGCGCCGTGGCAAATGGTTTTATCAAGTGTAAATAATGCATCTGTGAGTAGTAATGAAGATGCGATGGTTGAAATTTCAGCACAAAGTAGTTGGGTTTTTAGTGCTAATTTAGAGGATGTAAGTCATGGCTAAACAAAGTGAACAAGTGTGTGTAGTAAAGGGCTGGCAAGAAGGTCCTGTTATAGATGAAAGTACGCTTAAAGATGACTTGACACGGCATTTTTATTATACCCTAGGTCGCGATAAGGTCGGCGAATCAAGACTGTATTTATACCATGCTTTAGCGCTGACTATTCGCGACAGACTTGTTGCCCGCTGCAGAGAAACGAATCAACAAATTAAGCAAGAGAAACGCCGCAAAACGGCTTACCTTTCTCTTGAATTTTTAATGGGACGTGCGCTGGGTAATGCAATACTAAACCTAGATTTAGACGACCAAGTTGCTGCTGCATTACAAGAATACTGTACAACAGTAGAAACGCTTGAAGATGCCGAGCACGACGCAGGTTTAGGTAACGGTGGTTTAGGCCGCCTAGCTGCTTGCTTTTTAGATAGCTGTGCAAGTCTAGCGTTACCTGTTATTGGTTATGGCCTTCGTTACGAATACGGCATGTTTAACCAATCAATTAAAGATGGTAACCAAATTGAGCAACCAGATAACTGGCTGCGCGAAGGGCACCCATGGGAGCTAAGCGCGCCAGAGCATGCAAAACGTGTGAAATTTGGCGGCTACGTACAAAGTTACACAGATAAATTCGGCCGAGAGCATCGTCAATGGATGAGTTCACAAGATGTATTAGCTGTACCTTACGATGTACCTGTCCCAGGTTATAAAAACAATATTGTAAATACGCTACGCTTATGGAAATCAGAAGCGACAGATGAATTTAATTTGACCGAATTTAATGCAGGCAGTTACTCAGAAGCCGTCGCACAAAAAAACCTAGCTGAACAAATTACCATGGTGCTGTATCCAAACGACAGCAGCGAAAATGGTAAAGAGCTTAGATTGCGCCAACAATACTTTTTATCATCTGCGAGTATTCAAGACGTAGTTGATCAGTGGGTTTCCCAACATGGCGAGAACTTTAGCGACTTTGCTGATTTTCATGTTTTTCAGTTAAACGATACGCACCCAAGTATTGCTGTTGCAGAGCTGATGCGTATTTTAATTGATGATTACGAACTTGATTGGAACGATGCTTGGCAAATCACGACTAAAACAATGGCCTACACAAACCATACGCTACTTCCTGAAGCGCTTGAAAAGTGGTCTGTTTCGTTGTTTTCAAAACTATTACCACGCATTTTAGAAATAGTTTACGAGATAAACGCACGCTTTTTAGCACAAGTTGCACAGCAATGGCCGGGTGATGTTAATAAACAGCGTGCATTGTCGTTGATTGAAGAGGGCGATGAGCCGCAAATTCGTATGGCTTACTTAGCCATTGTAGGGAGTTACTCTGTAAATGGCGTAGCAGCACTGCATACCGAACTGTTAAAAGCGGGTTTATTTAAAGAGTTTTACGCGCTTTGGCCAGATAAGTTTAATAACAAAACAAATGGTGTTACACCAAGACGTTGGCTTGCGCATTGTAATCCCGTTTTAAGTAAATTAATCAGCGAAAAAATTGGTCATGACTGGGTTAAAAACTTTTCAACAATTAGCGACCTACGTCGTTTTTACGACGACAAAGCATTTCATGGGCAATGGCAAAATGCTAAACGCGAAAACAAACAGCGTTTAGTTGATTTAGTTAAGGCGCGCTGCGATGTTGATTTTGACGTATCGATGATGTTTGACGTACAAGTAAAACGTATCCACGAATACAAACGTCAGCTATTAAATATACTTCATGTGATTCATTTATATGACCGCATTCGCCGTGGTGATACCCAAGGGCTTGTTCCTCGCTGTGTGTTATTAGGGGGTAAAGCAGCACCGGGTTATTACATGGCTAAAAAAATTATTAAGCTTATTAATAACGTGGCAGAGGTTATAAATAAAGATCCGTTAGCAGCCCCGTATTTACGCGTCGCCTTTTTACCTAATTACAACGTAACCGCTATGGAAGTGATTTGTCCTGCAACCGATTTGTCAGAGCAAGTATCTACCGCAGGCAAAGAAGCGTCTGGTACTGGCAACATGAAGTTTATGATGAATGGTGCATTGACGATCGGCACGCTGGATGGTGCAAACATTGAAATTAGAGACGCCGTTGGTGCAGATAACTTCTTTTTGTTTGGGGCACAAGCTCATCAAATTGACGATATTAAATCGCGCTATAATCCTGAGCATTTAATCGTGCAAAATAGCGATTTAAATAATGTAATGCAACTACTCGAAAGCGGCCACTTTAACTTGTTTGAACCATGCTTATTTGACGATATAACAAATGCAATTAAAAGCCCGAACGATCCATGGCTTGTTGCGCACGATTTTGAAAGTTACGTAGCAGCTCAAAAAGAAGTTGATAAAGCTTACGCAGATCAAACCTACTGGACACAAATGAGTATTTTAAATACGGCAGCCAGTGGAATGTTTTCAAGTGATAGAACCATAAGCCAATACAGTGAAGATATTTGGCATTTAGAACCCCTCAATATTAGTGAAACAGACTTAACGACAACTAAAAGCCATGCCACTAACAGCCTAGACTAAATGGAGAGAGTATTATGCCCAATTATGCAAATCGCTACATAAGTAGCCTAACCAGAGAAACTTACGCGTTAATACTGGCAGGGGGTCGCGGTTCTCGCCTGCATGAGCTAACCGATTGGCGAGCAAAGCCAGCAGTTTACTTTGGTGGTAAACATCGAATTATCGATTTTCCACTATCAAACTGTATTAACTCGGGTGTGAGACGTGTTGGTATTGCTACACAATATAAATCACATTCATTAATACGTCATGTAAACCGCGCGTGGGGGCACTTTAAAAAAGAGCTAGGAGAGTCGGTTGAAATACTACCTGCATCTCAGCGCCAAGGTGATGATTGGTATTGTGGAACCGCAGATGCTGTTTTTCAAAACATAGATATTATTCGTCACGAGCTTCCTAAATATGTGATGATTTTGTCTGGAGATCATGTGTACCGTATGGACTATGGTGCTTTATTGGCTGAACATGTGCAAAAGGGCGCAGATATGACGGTATGTTGTATTGAAGTGCCCGTAGAGGAAGCCGCAGATACGTTTGGTGTAATGACCGTTGATGAAGAAAACAGAGTGTGTCGTTTTGATGAAAAACCAGCAATGCCGAGCTCTGTACCCGGCAAGCCAGGTACATGTTTAGCATCAATGGGAAACTACATTTTTAATACTGAATTTTTGTTTGAGCAACTTAAAAAAGATTCTGAGAATGAAGGTTCTGGCCGAGATTTTGGTCACGATATTATTCCAGCGATTATAGAAGAGCATAATGTATTTGCGTTCCCATTTAGAGATCCAAATCAAGAAGGGCAACCTTATTGGCGTGATGTAGGTACCCTAGATTCGTTCTGGGAGGCTAATATGGAATTGGTAATGCCTGAGCCACAACTTGATTTATACGACCCAACGTGGCCAATATGGACATATCAAGAGCAACTACCACCTGCTAAGTTTATTTTTGATGACGAAGATAGGCGCGGTATGGCATTAGACTCAACTGTGTCGGGTGGGTGTATTATTTCGGGCTCTGCGGTTAGAAAGTCACTCTTGTTTTCTAATGTCCACGTTCGCTCATTTTGTACCATTGAGCAGTCGGTAATTTTACCCGGTGCGGTTATAAATCGAGGTTGTAAAATTAAGCGTGCGATTATAGATAGGAGCTGTGAAATACCAGCAGGTCTCGAAATCGGTTTTGACAAAAAAACAGATGAAGAAAACGGCTTTAGAGTATCTAAGAAAGGCATCGTTCTTGTTACTCGTGATATGCTCACTGAGCTTGCAAAAAAGTTAGAGCGCCAAGCGCGTGAGAATAAAAAGCTAGCGTAAAACACGTTAAATATTAAGCACGACAACAAAGCTTGCTCATTTATGAGCAAGCCCACACAGGTTAAAGGAAGTAGTAAATTAATGCATGTATTAATGGTTGCAGCAGAAAATGACGCGTTACCAGGCGCAAAAGTAGGCGGTGTGGCAGATGTAGTACGCGATGCCCCAAGGGCGCTCGCAAAGCAAGGTATAACGGTTGACGTTGTTATTCCTGACTACGGGTTTGAGCCGCTTGAGCGTATTTATATAGGTGAAGTAACCGTTGCATTTAATGCTCAACCCCATGTATTAACAGTTTTTCAAGTACAACAAGCCCAAAATAACGTAAGCCAAATTGTTATTAGCCACCCGCTATTTAGTGAATCAGGCAGTGTATATTGTAATGATGCACCGGGGAGGCCTTTTGCAACTGATGCGACTAAATTTGCTTTATTTAATGCAGCTGTCTGCGAAGCATTATTACAAGGTATATTAAAGCGCCCTACAGCGCTACATTTACATGATTGGCACAGCGCCTGCGTTGCAGTTTTACTTAAGTTTGAGCCACGTTATAGCTCACTTAATACCTTACCCATTGCCTACACAGTGCATAATATTGCACTGCAAGGTATAAGACCTTTTAAACACGACGACTCAAGCTTAGAGGCATGGTTTCCGTCACTTAGTTATAATGGCCAGCAACTATGCGACCCGCGTTACCCTCATTGCTTTAATCCTATGCGCAGTGCAATAAATCTTTGCGATAAAATACATGTTGTATCACCAACCTACAGCCAAGAGGTTCTTGAACCTAGTAATTACGAGCATGGTTTTTTTGGTGGCGAAGGGCTTGAGCAAGATCTGCAAAATGCAGCAAGCCAAGGTAAGCTTGTCGGTATTTTAAATGGCTGCGAATATCCAAGCAATGCACTTGAAGGAGCAACTCTCGCTGATTTTTATAGCCAAGCAGAGAACACTTTATTTACTTGGATGGTATATAGCGAGCAGTTACAAAGCGGCTACTATATTGCCCACCAACGACTACAGCAATTTAAAGCAACGGTTAATAATGGCCCATTAATCACAAGCGTTGGCCGACTTACAGAGCAAAAAGTGTTGTTATTGTGCCAGCAGGTTAATGAGGCTTTAGCTATTGATAAAGTGTGCCAAGTCATTAATGAATATAACGGCAGACTTATTATTCTAGGCTCGGGTGATAAAGAGCTCGAAAGCATATTTACCAAAGCAATGGCGCGTAATTCTAATCTTTTATTTTTGAAGGGCTATGGTCAAGGTGTTGGCGATTTAATGTATCAACTAGGTGACTTATTTTTAATGCCAAGTTCGTTTGAACCTTGTGGTATTAGCCAAATGTTAGCAATGCGTGCGGGGCAACCGTGTTTAGTTCACAGTGTTGGCGGATTAAAAGATACAGTTAAACACCACGAAAATGGTTTTAGCTTTAATGGAGATACGTTAGCAACGCAAACGAGTAATTTAATTAGCTGTTTAGACGAAACTCTCTTAATTAAAAAGCAAAATCCTAAAAAGTGGCATAAAATTAAGCACAGCGCAGAGCAAATGCGTTTTTCGTGGCCACAAGTGGCAACTGATTATATAACAACCTTATACCGGTAAATCGTTGCTGTACTTTAAAGTTTAGTGACAAATGTACCTGCTTAGGGTTTAATTACTTAGTATTATATAAAAACTAAGAAGTAGGTAATGTGTCTGTATTTGTTGCAAGGCAAGCAATATTCAATCGAAGTAAAAAAGTAGTAGCCTATGAGCTACTTTTTCGTGATAGTCCAAAAAATTATTTT
Proteins encoded in this region:
- a CDS encoding glycogen synthase; the encoded protein is MHVLMVAAENDALPGAKVGGVADVVRDAPRALAKQGITVDVVIPDYGFEPLERIYIGEVTVAFNAQPHVLTVFQVQQAQNNVSQIVISHPLFSESGSVYCNDAPGRPFATDATKFALFNAAVCEALLQGILKRPTALHLHDWHSACVAVLLKFEPRYSSLNTLPIAYTVHNIALQGIRPFKHDDSSLEAWFPSLSYNGQQLCDPRYPHCFNPMRSAINLCDKIHVVSPTYSQEVLEPSNYEHGFFGGEGLEQDLQNAASQGKLVGILNGCEYPSNALEGATLADFYSQAENTLFTWMVYSEQLQSGYYIAHQRLQQFKATVNNGPLITSVGRLTEQKVLLLCQQVNEALAIDKVCQVINEYNGRLIILGSGDKELESIFTKAMARNSNLLFLKGYGQGVGDLMYQLGDLFLMPSSFEPCGISQMLAMRAGQPCLVHSVGGLKDTVKHHENGFSFNGDTLATQTSNLISCLDETLLIKKQNPKKWHKIKHSAEQMRFSWPQVATDYITTLYR
- the glgC gene encoding glucose-1-phosphate adenylyltransferase codes for the protein MPNYANRYISSLTRETYALILAGGRGSRLHELTDWRAKPAVYFGGKHRIIDFPLSNCINSGVRRVGIATQYKSHSLIRHVNRAWGHFKKELGESVEILPASQRQGDDWYCGTADAVFQNIDIIRHELPKYVMILSGDHVYRMDYGALLAEHVQKGADMTVCCIEVPVEEAADTFGVMTVDEENRVCRFDEKPAMPSSVPGKPGTCLASMGNYIFNTEFLFEQLKKDSENEGSGRDFGHDIIPAIIEEHNVFAFPFRDPNQEGQPYWRDVGTLDSFWEANMELVMPEPQLDLYDPTWPIWTYQEQLPPAKFIFDDEDRRGMALDSTVSGGCIISGSAVRKSLLFSNVHVRSFCTIEQSVILPGAVINRGCKIKRAIIDRSCEIPAGLEIGFDKKTDEENGFRVSKKGIVLVTRDMLTELAKKLERQARENKKLA
- the glgX gene encoding glycogen debranching protein GlgX translates to MSNQFDVAPGNVEPLGSSVINNGVNFALYAPGASQAYVCLFDKSGHSEILKMAMNINEGGIWSIHISPLSAGALYGFRVEGEYNPKNGQLFNENKLLIDPYAKDLFGEFTWSERHYGQMPIGTKSTVNNAIDIPKSKVAAPTLYAHKKPNHRWSNTVIYECHVKGTTCRHPKIPKSLQGKFLGLSHPSFIEHLQSFGVTAVELLPVHSFISEQFLTGKGLQNYWGYNTLNFFTPHKDYLVNDDINEFKQMVRELHAADIEVILDVVYNHTAEAGADGPILSLRGFDNLAYYRTVGGQPNVYINDTGCGNTINIDHPKTLQLVLDSLRYWVEVMGVDGFRFDLATILGRSKAGFSSAHTFLQTVAQDPVLNKVKLISEPWDIGPGGYQLGAFPPPWREWNDQYRDVIRRFWQSETGIIASVAKRLHGSFDIFEHSQRGPLNSINFITSHDGFTLADLVSYEEKHNEANGEQNRDGHSANHSFNCGVEGFTSDSKINALRLQQQKNFLLTLILSKGVPMIAAGSEMAHSQGGNNNAYCQNNRTSWLAWKDSQLNHSLTRFIDDALKIRRAHSAFKHSVFLDDIDERFTVKWFTEQGETMTDAHWHEDTRQFLMYSLLDKQNNHALLMVFNASKKTVFCQMPPSPINAPWQMVLSSVNNASVSSNEDAMVEISAQSSWVFSANLEDVSHG
- a CDS encoding glycogen/starch/alpha-glucan phosphorylase, with product MAKQSEQVCVVKGWQEGPVIDESTLKDDLTRHFYYTLGRDKVGESRLYLYHALALTIRDRLVARCRETNQQIKQEKRRKTAYLSLEFLMGRALGNAILNLDLDDQVAAALQEYCTTVETLEDAEHDAGLGNGGLGRLAACFLDSCASLALPVIGYGLRYEYGMFNQSIKDGNQIEQPDNWLREGHPWELSAPEHAKRVKFGGYVQSYTDKFGREHRQWMSSQDVLAVPYDVPVPGYKNNIVNTLRLWKSEATDEFNLTEFNAGSYSEAVAQKNLAEQITMVLYPNDSSENGKELRLRQQYFLSSASIQDVVDQWVSQHGENFSDFADFHVFQLNDTHPSIAVAELMRILIDDYELDWNDAWQITTKTMAYTNHTLLPEALEKWSVSLFSKLLPRILEIVYEINARFLAQVAQQWPGDVNKQRALSLIEEGDEPQIRMAYLAIVGSYSVNGVAALHTELLKAGLFKEFYALWPDKFNNKTNGVTPRRWLAHCNPVLSKLISEKIGHDWVKNFSTISDLRRFYDDKAFHGQWQNAKRENKQRLVDLVKARCDVDFDVSMMFDVQVKRIHEYKRQLLNILHVIHLYDRIRRGDTQGLVPRCVLLGGKAAPGYYMAKKIIKLINNVAEVINKDPLAAPYLRVAFLPNYNVTAMEVICPATDLSEQVSTAGKEASGTGNMKFMMNGALTIGTLDGANIEIRDAVGADNFFLFGAQAHQIDDIKSRYNPEHLIVQNSDLNNVMQLLESGHFNLFEPCLFDDITNAIKSPNDPWLVAHDFESYVAAQKEVDKAYADQTYWTQMSILNTAASGMFSSDRTISQYSEDIWHLEPLNISETDLTTTKSHATNSLD
- the glgB gene encoding 1,4-alpha-glucan branching protein GlgB — encoded protein: MSSTTNENSYDAQVHALNTGRFKDPFSFLGAHKTDAEVEIRFYLPCAISVSVTLNNKSIKAQRYQQSDLFIVKVDALPTAPYQCIAQYTNSSVTFYDEYSFESTLDAEAMYLFNEGSLEHAYSHFGAHFSTQQNVEGVRFCVWAPNAASVSIIGEFNFWQANRHFMRFHPASGVWELFVPGLKADMCYKFAITAQSGEVLEKADPYAFKMQQAPGTASVLQYKPEPITLGAQALQNRQKRNHIDAPISIYEVHLGSWQRAENNRYLSYTELADKLVSYALEMNFTHLQLMPISEYPFDGSWGYQPVGLFAPTSRFGDYNSFKYFVEQCHKANLGILLDWVPGHFPSDPHGLHRFDGTHLYEHADKRQGFHPDWNTYIYNYDRPEVKSFLISNAMYWLHQFGLDGLRVDAVASMLYLDYSRKEGEWIANCYGGRENLGAIECLKQVNMRSYKNNPGIMMVAEESTAWPGVTQSVEHNGLGFGYKWNMGWMNDSLHYMQHDPLYRQHHHHEMTFSMVYAFSENYILPLSHDEVVHGKGSLIEKMPGDDWQKFANLRAYYAFMWAHPGKKLLFMGGEIAQRKEWGHDHSIDWHLLEHQSHSGIKHTVKALNTVYKNQPALYELDSSAAGFTWIDNNNNQQSILSFVRYAKNAKDFVVVIANFTPASYENYVIGVPSKGRYKVVLNTDDTQFFGSGVEVTKDSSQIVQAINESNHGFKHSISIAIGGLTTIYLQKVDDE